The following proteins are encoded in a genomic region of Gammaproteobacteria bacterium:
- the atpB gene encoding F0F1 ATP synthase subunit A, with amino-acid sequence MSEAATHGAFDPVAYIQHHLTNACVGCDPATHRPADLVDFTVFFLDTFLVSLALASVFMLIAWKVGRNLKLERPGGLQNVIEVVVEFVNQQVKDIFPHASPLVGPLALTIFVWVVLMNSMDLLPVDLSGWIAGLIGERFFGLDPHHIYLKMVPTTNLDTTFGLSLSVFLLIIGFHIKSKGLAGFGHHLLTHPFGKYAAPFNVLMNIIEELAKPLSLGLRLFGNMFAGELIFLLIALLPWWIQWIPGGAWAIFHILVVLLQAFVFMLLTIVFLALASEQQAAH; translated from the coding sequence ATGAGCGAGGCAGCGACGCACGGCGCCTTCGATCCGGTCGCCTACATCCAGCACCACCTGACCAACGCCTGCGTCGGGTGCGACCCCGCAACTCACCGCCCCGCTGATCTCGTCGATTTCACCGTCTTCTTCCTCGACACCTTCCTGGTGTCGCTGGCGCTCGCCAGCGTCTTCATGCTGATCGCCTGGAAGGTCGGCAGGAACCTGAAGCTGGAGCGGCCCGGCGGCCTGCAGAACGTGATCGAGGTCGTGGTCGAGTTCGTCAACCAGCAGGTGAAGGACATCTTCCCGCACGCCAGCCCCCTGGTCGGGCCGCTCGCCCTGACGATCTTCGTGTGGGTCGTCCTGATGAACTCCATGGACCTCCTGCCGGTCGACCTGAGCGGCTGGATCGCAGGGCTCATCGGCGAGCGTTTCTTCGGCCTCGACCCGCACCACATCTACCTGAAGATGGTGCCGACGACGAACCTGGACACGACCTTCGGGCTGTCCCTCTCGGTGTTCCTCCTCATCATCGGCTTCCACATCAAGAGCAAGGGCCTGGCGGGCTTCGGGCATCACCTCCTGACCCACCCCTTCGGCAAGTACGCGGCCCCGTTCAACGTCCTGATGAACATCATCGAGGAGCTCGCCAAGCCGTTGAGCCTCGGGCTCCGGTTGTTCGGCAACATGTTCGCCGGCGAGCTCATCTTCCTGCTGATCGCCTTGCTGCCCTGGTGGATCCAGTGGATCCCGGGGGGTGCCTGGGCGATCTTCCACATCCTCGTGGTGCTGCTCCAAGCCTTCGTCTTCATGCTGCTGACCATCGTCTTCCTGGCCCTGGCCAGCGAGCAGCAGGCGGCGCATTGA
- the atpE gene encoding F0F1 ATP synthase subunit C: MSPELVTSLYTNTAWVVGIILTAAALATTFSWGIIASKYLESLARQPEMRAQLLGQMLFTGGLMEAFPMIVLGISMWFVTANPFISAAKAAIAG, translated from the coding sequence ATGAGTCCTGAACTGGTTACCAGCCTGTACACCAACACCGCGTGGGTGGTCGGTATCATCCTCACCGCGGCGGCCCTTGCCACCACGTTCTCCTGGGGCATCATCGCCTCGAAGTACCTGGAGTCCCTGGCCCGCCAGCCCGAGATGCGCGCCCAGTTGCTCGGCCAGATGCTGTTTACGGGCGGGTTGATGGAGGCCTTCCCGATGATCGTGCTCGGTATCTCCATGTGGTTCGTGACCGCCAACCCCTTCATCAGCGCTGCCAAGGCCGCCATCGCGGGATAG
- a CDS encoding F0F1 ATP synthase subunit B — MNFTATLLGQMITFAVLVLFIKAVLWQPMLRMLEERKRRIADGLAAAERGLRDKELGEKRAMEIIREAHDKANELISLAQKRTADIIEEAKDAGRAEGERMVAAARAEIEQEANRTREGLRREVVALAIRGAEQVLGREVDEAQHRVVLDKLVADLQGQSA; from the coding sequence GTGAATTTCACCGCCACGCTGTTGGGTCAGATGATCACCTTCGCGGTGCTCGTCCTGTTCATCAAGGCCGTCCTCTGGCAGCCGATGCTGCGCATGCTGGAGGAGCGCAAGAGGCGCATCGCCGACGGTCTGGCGGCGGCCGAGCGCGGTCTGCGGGACAAGGAGCTCGGCGAGAAGCGCGCCATGGAGATCATCCGCGAGGCGCACGACAAGGCGAACGAGTTGATCTCGCTCGCCCAGAAGCGCACCGCGGACATCATCGAAGAGGCCAAGGACGCCGGCCGTGCCGAGGGCGAGCGGATGGTCGCCGCGGCGCGGGCCGAGATCGAGCAGGAGGCCAACCGTACGCGCGAGGGTCTGCGCCGCGAAGTGGTGGCGCTGGCGATCAGGGGCGCCGAGCAGGTGCTCGGGCGGGAGGTCGACGAGGCGCAGCACCGCGTCGTGCTCGACAAGCTGGTCGCCGACCTGCAGGGCCAGTCCGCATGA
- a CDS encoding F0F1 ATP synthase subunit delta has translation MKEHARLARPYATAVFRIAWQGDAVAEWSDLLSFLAAVVSDPLMRDVIADPRVPRDTLSELLLSILGDGVSEQSRNFVRMLVENQRLGLLPGIAEQFEAERARAQRRETVEVRSAYPLGAELEGAIARTMRDRLGHEVDLEVKVDSSIIGGVVIRAGDRVIDGSVKGRLAQLAGALA, from the coding sequence ATGAAGGAACACGCCAGGCTCGCCCGGCCGTACGCGACGGCCGTCTTCCGCATCGCGTGGCAGGGGGATGCCGTCGCCGAGTGGTCGGACCTGCTGAGTTTTCTGGCGGCCGTGGTCTCGGACCCGCTCATGCGGGACGTCATCGCCGACCCGCGGGTTCCCAGGGATACGCTCTCGGAGCTCCTGCTCTCGATCCTCGGCGACGGGGTGTCGGAGCAGTCGCGTAACTTCGTTCGCATGCTGGTGGAGAACCAGCGTCTCGGACTGCTGCCGGGGATCGCCGAGCAGTTCGAGGCCGAGCGGGCCCGGGCCCAGCGCCGGGAGACGGTGGAGGTGCGCTCGGCGTACCCGCTCGGAGCCGAGTTGGAGGGGGCGATCGCGCGAACGATGCGCGACCGTCTCGGGCACGAGGTCGACCTCGAGGTCAAGGTCGATTCGTCGATCATCGGCGGTGTCGTGATTCGCGCGGGAGACCGCGTGATCGACGGCTCCGTAAAGGGGCGTCTTGCCCAGCTCGCCGGCGCGCTCGCCTGA
- the atpA gene encoding F0F1 ATP synthase subunit alpha, which produces MQLSATEISDLIRKRIESFNLATEVRTEGTVVSLTDGIARIHGLSDVMQGEMIEFPNNTFGLALNLERDSVGAVILGEYRHITEGDTVRTTGRILEVPVGDVLLGRVVNSLGVPLDGKGPIETQNTSPIEKVAPGVISRQSVSQPLQTGLKAIDAMVPIGRGQRELIIGDRQTGKTAIAIDTIINQKGTGVKCIYVAIGQKASSIANVVRKLEEYGAMEHTVIVAAPASESAAMQYIAPYAGCAMGEYFRDWGGDALIVYDDLTKQAWAYRQVSLLLRRPPGREAYPGDVFYLHSRLLERAARVNAEYVTKTTGGRITNRTGSLTALPIIETQAGDVSAFVPTNVISITDGQIFLESDLFNSGIRPAINAGLSVSRVGGAAQTKIVKKLGGGIRLALAQFRELAAFAQFASDLDDATRKQLERGQRVTEIMKQRQYSPMSVAEQAVSLFAVDRGYLDDVPLKKVVEFESAMLRYMADEQSGLLARINESGAFDDDIAQALKRALDTFKSRPVF; this is translated from the coding sequence ATGCAACTGAGCGCGACAGAGATCAGCGACCTGATCCGCAAGCGGATCGAGTCCTTCAACCTGGCCACCGAGGTACGGACGGAAGGGACGGTGGTCAGTCTGACCGACGGCATCGCGCGCATTCACGGCCTATCGGACGTGATGCAGGGCGAGATGATCGAGTTTCCCAACAACACCTTCGGTCTCGCGCTCAACCTGGAGCGTGATTCCGTCGGCGCGGTCATCCTTGGGGAGTACCGCCACATCACCGAGGGGGATACGGTCCGCACGACCGGGCGAATCCTCGAGGTCCCCGTCGGGGATGTGCTACTCGGGCGGGTGGTGAATTCCCTCGGCGTGCCGCTGGACGGCAAGGGGCCCATCGAGACCCAGAACACCTCGCCCATCGAGAAGGTGGCCCCTGGTGTCATCAGCCGCCAGTCGGTCAGTCAGCCGCTGCAGACGGGACTGAAGGCCATCGACGCGATGGTGCCGATCGGCCGCGGCCAGCGCGAGCTGATCATCGGCGACCGCCAGACCGGCAAGACCGCCATCGCGATCGACACGATCATCAACCAGAAGGGCACCGGCGTTAAGTGCATCTACGTCGCCATCGGGCAGAAGGCCTCCTCGATTGCCAACGTCGTGCGCAAGCTCGAGGAATACGGCGCGATGGAGCACACGGTAATCGTCGCTGCCCCGGCGTCCGAATCCGCGGCCATGCAGTACATCGCGCCCTACGCCGGTTGCGCCATGGGCGAGTACTTCCGCGACTGGGGCGGGGACGCGCTGATCGTCTATGACGACCTGACCAAGCAGGCCTGGGCCTACCGGCAGGTGTCGCTGCTGCTGCGCCGTCCGCCGGGCCGCGAGGCGTACCCGGGCGACGTGTTCTACCTGCACTCGCGGCTGCTCGAGCGTGCGGCTCGCGTCAACGCCGAATACGTCACGAAGACGACCGGCGGGCGGATCACCAACCGCACCGGCTCGCTCACGGCGCTGCCCATCATCGAGACCCAGGCCGGCGACGTGTCCGCCTTCGTGCCGACGAACGTCATCTCGATTACGGACGGGCAGATCTTCCTCGAGAGCGATCTGTTCAACTCGGGCATCCGCCCGGCCATCAACGCGGGCCTCTCGGTCTCGCGCGTGGGCGGCGCGGCCCAGACCAAGATCGTGAAGAAGCTCGGCGGAGGTATCCGCCTGGCGCTGGCCCAGTTCCGGGAGCTGGCCGCCTTCGCGCAGTTCGCCTCCGACCTGGACGACGCCACGCGCAAGCAGCTCGAGCGGGGCCAGCGGGTCACGGAGATCATGAAGCAGCGCCAGTACTCGCCCATGTCGGTGGCGGAGCAGGCGGTGTCGCTCTTCGCAGTCGACCGCGGGTATCTCGACGACGTTCCGCTAAAGAAGGTCGTGGAGTTCGAGTCGGCGATGCTGCGCTACATGGCGGACGAGCAGTCCGGCCTGCTGGCCAGGATCAACGAGAGCGGTGCCTTCGACGACGACATAGCGCAGGCGTTGAAGCGGGCGCTCGACACGTTCAAGTCGCGCCCAGTCTTCTGA
- the atpG gene encoding F0F1 ATP synthase subunit gamma: MAGAKEIRTKIKSIRNTQKITKAMEMVAASKMRRSQDRMATARPYALKIRTVIAHLASAHPEYRHPFMEHRELRRAGFIVLSSDRGLAGGLNVNLFRATVAEMRKLRDAGVEFDFVLFGTKANAFFRRIGANVLAQRTHLGDSPSLQDLIGSVKVMLDRYAEGAVDRIYMAYNEFVNSMTQRPRIEQLVPLVPSEEDTRSYYWDYLYEPEPKGVLDVLLTRYIESLVYQGVVENVASEMAARMVAMKSASDNAGELIDELQLAYNKARQAAITQEISEIVGGAAAV; this comes from the coding sequence GTGGCGGGCGCGAAAGAAATCCGGACGAAGATCAAGAGCATCCGGAACACCCAGAAGATCACCAAGGCCATGGAGATGGTCGCGGCGAGCAAGATGCGGCGCTCCCAGGACCGCATGGCGACGGCGCGGCCGTATGCCCTGAAGATCCGCACGGTGATCGCGCACCTGGCCAGTGCGCACCCGGAGTACCGGCACCCGTTCATGGAACACCGGGAGCTGCGGCGCGCCGGCTTCATCGTGCTCTCCTCGGACCGGGGGTTGGCCGGGGGCCTGAACGTCAATCTGTTCAGGGCGACCGTGGCGGAGATGCGAAAGCTGCGGGACGCGGGCGTCGAGTTCGACTTCGTGCTGTTCGGGACCAAGGCCAACGCCTTCTTCCGGCGCATCGGCGCGAACGTGCTCGCCCAGCGCACGCACCTCGGCGACTCTCCCTCGCTCCAGGACCTGATCGGCTCGGTCAAGGTGATGTTGGACCGCTATGCGGAAGGGGCGGTAGACCGGATCTACATGGCCTACAACGAGTTCGTGAACTCGATGACCCAGCGCCCGCGCATCGAGCAGTTGGTTCCCCTCGTGCCCTCGGAGGAGGACACCAGGAGTTACTACTGGGACTACCTGTACGAGCCGGAGCCGAAGGGGGTTCTGGACGTATTGCTCACGCGCTACATCGAGTCGCTCGTCTACCAGGGGGTGGTGGAGAACGTCGCCTCCGAGATGGCGGCCCGCATGGTGGCGATGAAGTCCGCGTCCGACAACGCCGGCGAATTGATCGACGAGCTGCAGCTCGCGTACAACAAGGCTCGCCAGGCCGCGATCACGCAGGAAATCTCGGAGATCGTGGGCGGCGCGGCAGCGGTCTGA
- the atpD gene encoding F0F1 ATP synthase subunit beta: MSSGKIVQVIGAVVDVEFPRESVPKVYDALVLEDGRLTLEVQQQLGDGVVRTIAMGSSDGLQRGVPVRNTGGPISVPVGTATLGRIMNVLGEPVDEKGPVEAPERWAIHRSAPAFADQASTVELLETGIKVIDLIVPFAKGGKVGLFGGAGVGKTVTLMELIRNIAVEHSGYSVFAGVGERTREGNDFYHEMKDGGVLDKVALVYGQMNEPPGNRLRVGLTGLTIAEYFRDEGRDVLLFIDNIYRYTLAGTEVSALLGRMPSAVGYQPTLAEEMGALQERITSTRTGSITSIQAVYVPADDLTDPSPATTFAHLDATLVLSRQIAELGIYPAVDPLDSTSRQLDPLVVGNEHYEVARGVQKTLQRYKELKDIIAILGMDELSEDDKLTVSRARKIQRFLSQPFFVAENFTGTPGKYVPLRETIRGFKAIVEGEMDQLPEQAFYMIGSLDEAVEKAKQL, from the coding sequence ATGAGCTCGGGGAAGATCGTTCAGGTCATCGGCGCCGTGGTCGACGTGGAGTTCCCGCGCGAGTCTGTGCCGAAGGTGTACGACGCGCTGGTCCTGGAGGACGGGCGGCTGACGCTGGAGGTGCAGCAGCAGCTCGGGGACGGCGTCGTGCGCACGATCGCCATGGGCTCGAGTGACGGCCTCCAACGTGGGGTGCCGGTGCGCAACACCGGCGGGCCGATCTCGGTCCCCGTGGGCACCGCGACGCTCGGGCGGATCATGAACGTGCTCGGCGAGCCCGTGGACGAGAAGGGCCCGGTGGAGGCGCCCGAGCGTTGGGCCATCCACCGCAGCGCCCCGGCTTTCGCGGACCAGGCGTCGACGGTGGAGCTGCTCGAGACCGGCATCAAGGTCATCGACCTCATCGTCCCGTTCGCGAAGGGCGGCAAGGTCGGCCTGTTCGGGGGCGCCGGCGTCGGCAAGACCGTCACCCTGATGGAGCTCATCCGCAACATCGCGGTCGAGCACAGCGGCTACTCGGTGTTCGCCGGTGTCGGCGAGCGCACCCGCGAGGGCAACGACTTCTACCACGAGATGAAGGACGGCGGGGTCCTCGACAAGGTGGCCCTGGTCTATGGGCAGATGAACGAGCCGCCGGGCAACCGCCTGCGCGTCGGCCTCACCGGTCTCACCATCGCCGAGTATTTCCGGGACGAGGGCCGGGACGTCCTGCTCTTCATCGACAACATCTACCGTTACACGCTCGCAGGCACCGAGGTGTCCGCGCTGCTCGGGCGCATGCCGTCCGCGGTGGGCTACCAGCCGACGCTCGCGGAGGAGATGGGCGCGCTGCAGGAGCGCATCACCTCGACCCGCACCGGCTCCATCACCTCCATCCAGGCGGTGTACGTGCCCGCGGACGACCTGACCGACCCGTCGCCCGCGACCACCTTCGCGCACCTGGACGCGACCCTGGTGCTCTCGCGCCAGATCGCCGAGCTCGGCATCTACCCCGCGGTGGACCCGCTCGACTCCACCAGTCGGCAGCTCGATCCGCTGGTCGTGGGCAACGAGCACTACGAGGTGGCGCGGGGCGTGCAGAAGACCCTGCAGCGCTACAAGGAGTTGAAGGACATCATCGCGATCCTGGGCATGGACGAGCTGTCCGAGGACGACAAGCTCACCGTGTCCCGGGCCCGCAAGATCCAGCGCTTCCTGTCCCAGCCGTTCTTCGTGGCGGAGAACTTCACCGGCACGCCGGGCAAGTACGTGCCGCTCCGGGAGACCATCCGGGGCTTCAAGGCGATCGTGGAAGGGGAGATGGACCAGTTGCCCGAGCAGGCCTTCTACATGATCGGATCGCTCGACGAGGCGGTGGAAAAGGCGAAGCAGCTCTGA
- a CDS encoding F0F1 ATP synthase subunit epsilon, with protein sequence MAMTIRVEIVSAESEVFSGVAEMVIAPALMGDVGILPRHAQFLSELKPGEVRVKLPGGEEESFYVSGGFLEVQPHLVTVLSDTGLRAKDLDEAKALEAKATAERTLKDRTAKIDYAKAQAELAEAIAQLAAIRRLRKKGR encoded by the coding sequence ATGGCCATGACCATCCGGGTCGAGATCGTCAGCGCCGAGTCCGAAGTCTTCTCGGGCGTCGCGGAGATGGTCATCGCCCCTGCGCTGATGGGCGACGTGGGCATCCTGCCGCGGCACGCCCAGTTCCTCTCCGAGCTCAAGCCCGGCGAGGTGCGGGTCAAGCTGCCCGGAGGCGAGGAGGAGTCCTTCTACGTCTCCGGGGGGTTCCTCGAGGTGCAGCCCCATCTCGTGACCGTGCTCTCCGACACGGGGCTCCGGGCCAAGGATCTGGACGAGGCCAAGGCCCTGGAAGCCAAGGCCACCGCCGAGCGCACCCTGAAGGACCGGACGGCCAAGATCGACTATGCGAAGGCGCAGGCCGAGCTGGCCGAGGCCATCGCCCAGCTCGCGGCCATCCGGCGCCTGCGCAAGAAGGGGCGTTAG
- the glmU gene encoding bifunctional UDP-N-acetylglucosamine diphosphorylase/glucosamine-1-phosphate N-acetyltransferase GlmU: MSDLSVVVLAAGQGKRMYSDLPKVLHPLGGRPLLSHVVATALELDPARVVVVYGHGGRVVPERLARMPVQWVEQARQLGTGHAVAQAMPVVADADTVLVLYGDVPLTRVETLRELVALAGPDALALVTVDLDVPTGYGRVIRDGAGRVSRIVEEKDATPAERAVREVNTGILAVPAGRLRGWLARLGNDNAQGEYYLTDVIGQAVTEGLPVRTVQPGALAEVLGVNNRLQLAELERAYQRRQAERLLLSGVALADPARLDVRGEVTVGRDVFLDVNVVLEGRVVLGDRVRVGPGAVLRDAEVGEGAEIGAHCVVEGACVGPGSWLDPLSWVRAGKGRGAHLP; this comes from the coding sequence ATGAGCGACCTCTCTGTCGTCGTCTTGGCGGCCGGCCAGGGCAAGCGGATGTACTCCGACCTGCCGAAGGTCCTGCACCCCCTGGGGGGCAGGCCGCTCCTCTCCCACGTCGTCGCCACCGCGCTGGAGCTCGACCCCGCGCGGGTCGTGGTCGTCTACGGGCACGGCGGGCGGGTGGTGCCCGAGCGCCTGGCCCGTATGCCGGTGCAGTGGGTGGAGCAGGCCCGGCAGCTCGGCACGGGCCACGCCGTCGCCCAGGCCATGCCGGTGGTGGCGGACGCCGACACGGTGCTGGTCCTCTACGGCGACGTGCCGCTCACCCGCGTCGAGACCTTGCGCGAGCTGGTCGCGCTCGCCGGGCCCGACGCCCTGGCCCTCGTCACGGTCGACCTCGACGTGCCCACGGGCTATGGACGGGTGATCCGGGACGGTGCGGGCCGGGTGTCGCGGATCGTCGAGGAGAAGGACGCCACCCCCGCGGAGCGCGCGGTGCGGGAGGTGAACACCGGGATCCTTGCGGTGCCGGCCGGGCGCCTGCGGGGCTGGCTCGCGCGGCTGGGCAACGACAACGCCCAGGGCGAGTACTACCTCACCGACGTCATCGGCCAGGCCGTCACCGAGGGACTGCCCGTCCGTACCGTGCAGCCGGGGGCCCTGGCGGAGGTGCTCGGCGTGAACAACCGCCTGCAGCTCGCCGAGCTGGAGCGTGCCTACCAGCGCCGCCAGGCCGAGCGCCTGCTGCTCTCCGGGGTGGCCCTCGCCGACCCTGCGCGCCTCGACGTCCGGGGCGAGGTCACGGTGGGGCGCGACGTGTTCCTCGACGTGAACGTCGTGCTGGAGGGGCGGGTCGTGCTGGGTGACCGCGTCCGCGTGGGCCCCGGCGCCGTCCTGCGGGACGCCGAGGTGGGGGAGGGCGCCGAGATCGGCGCCCACTGCGTCGTCGAAGGCGCGTGCGTCGGGCCCGGCAGCTGGCTGGACCCGCTCTCCTGGGTCCGGGCCGGGAAGGGTCGCGGGGCCCACCTCCCGTAA
- the glmS gene encoding glutamine--fructose-6-phosphate transaminase (isomerizing): MCGIVGAVAERDVLPILVEGLRRLEYRGYDSAGVAVIDGAGGLGRVRVSGKVAELVRSLEASPLRGGLGIAHTRWATHGVPSEANAHPHICNDTVAVVHNGIIENYEALKARQLAQGFRFTSETDTEVIAHQVFLYLEQGRDLLGAVQAAALDLEGAYAIGVVSRKEPGRLVAARRGSPLVIGVGIGEHFIASDVSALLPVTQRFIFLEDGDVADLRRASLTIYGAGGAPVQREVRVSELTADAVERGRFRHYMLKEIFEQPRALADTLEGRLANGRVLEAAFGPAASATFDRVRGVQIVACGTSYHAGLVARYWLEQLAGVRCDVEVASEFRYRRHVVDPDTLVVTISQSGETADTLAALRATREMGFGPSLALCNVPESSLVRESSLVLMTRAGPEIGVASTKAFTTQLTALLLLAVVLGRRRGLSPEAEADVVRQLLALPGQVEKALELDPIVARLAERFVDKHHALFLGRGFHYPVAMEGALKLKEVSYIHAEAYPAGELKHGPLALVDSSMPVIAVAPNDALLEKLKSNLQEVRARGGQLYVFADAEAGFVSREDVHVMDVPAVGEWTAPIVYTVPLQLLAYHVAVQKGTDVDQPRNLAKSVTVE, translated from the coding sequence ATGTGCGGCATCGTTGGAGCGGTCGCCGAGCGCGACGTCCTGCCCATCCTCGTCGAAGGCCTGCGCCGTCTGGAGTACCGCGGCTACGACTCCGCGGGCGTCGCCGTCATCGACGGCGCGGGGGGCCTCGGCCGGGTCCGCGTCTCCGGCAAGGTCGCCGAGCTGGTGCGGTCCCTGGAGGCGAGCCCCCTGCGCGGCGGGCTCGGCATCGCCCACACGCGCTGGGCCACCCACGGGGTGCCGAGCGAGGCGAACGCGCACCCGCACATCTGCAACGACACCGTGGCGGTGGTGCACAACGGGATCATCGAGAACTACGAGGCCCTGAAAGCGCGCCAGCTGGCCCAGGGCTTCCGGTTCACCTCGGAGACGGACACCGAGGTGATCGCCCACCAGGTCTTCCTGTATCTCGAGCAGGGTCGGGACCTGCTCGGGGCGGTGCAGGCCGCCGCCCTCGATCTCGAGGGGGCCTACGCCATCGGGGTCGTCTCCCGGAAGGAGCCGGGGCGGCTGGTCGCGGCCCGCCGGGGCAGCCCCCTCGTCATCGGGGTGGGGATCGGCGAGCACTTCATCGCCTCGGACGTCTCGGCCCTGCTCCCGGTCACCCAGCGCTTCATCTTCCTGGAGGACGGAGACGTCGCCGACCTGCGGCGTGCGAGCCTGACGATCTACGGGGCCGGTGGGGCTCCGGTCCAGCGTGAGGTCAGGGTGAGCGAGCTGACGGCCGACGCCGTCGAGCGCGGCAGGTTCCGCCACTACATGCTGAAGGAGATCTTCGAGCAGCCCCGGGCGCTGGCCGACACGCTGGAGGGGCGGCTCGCGAACGGGCGGGTCCTGGAGGCGGCCTTCGGCCCCGCGGCCTCGGCGACCTTCGATCGGGTGAGGGGGGTGCAGATCGTCGCCTGCGGGACCAGCTACCACGCGGGCCTGGTGGCCCGGTACTGGCTGGAGCAGCTGGCGGGGGTGCGCTGCGACGTGGAGGTCGCGAGCGAGTTCCGCTACCGGCGCCACGTGGTGGACCCGGACACCCTCGTGGTGACCATCTCCCAGTCCGGCGAGACGGCGGACACCCTGGCCGCCCTGCGGGCGACGCGCGAGATGGGGTTCGGCCCCTCGCTCGCGCTCTGCAACGTGCCCGAGAGCTCGCTGGTGCGCGAGTCGTCGCTCGTCCTGATGACCCGGGCCGGGCCGGAGATCGGGGTCGCTTCGACCAAGGCGTTCACCACGCAGCTCACGGCCCTGCTGCTGTTGGCCGTCGTGCTGGGCCGGCGCCGGGGGCTCTCCCCGGAGGCGGAGGCCGACGTGGTGCGCCAGCTGCTCGCGCTCCCCGGCCAGGTGGAGAAGGCGCTGGAGCTCGACCCCATCGTCGCGCGTCTGGCCGAGCGGTTCGTGGACAAGCACCACGCCCTGTTCCTCGGGCGGGGCTTTCACTACCCGGTGGCGATGGAGGGGGCGCTCAAGCTGAAGGAGGTCTCCTACATCCACGCCGAGGCCTATCCGGCGGGCGAGCTCAAGCACGGGCCGCTCGCGCTGGTGGATTCCTCCATGCCCGTGATCGCGGTCGCCCCGAACGACGCGCTCCTGGAGAAGCTGAAGTCCAACCTCCAGGAGGTGCGGGCGCGCGGCGGCCAGCTGTACGTCTTCGCCGACGCCGAGGCCGGCTTCGTGTCCCGGGAGGACGTGCACGTCATGGATGTCCCCGCGGTCGGCGAGTGGACGGCGCCCATCGTCTACACGGTGCCCCTGCAGCTCCTCGCCTACCACGTGGCGGTGCAGAAGGGCACGGACGTGGACCAGCCCCGCAACCTCGCGAAGTCGGTGACGGTCGAGTAG
- the hemL gene encoding glutamate-1-semialdehyde 2,1-aminomutase, translating to MTRSHDLFTEAQRFIPGGVNSPVRAFRSVGGDPVFVRRAAGAYLEDEDGRRYVDYVGSWGPMVLGHAHPEVIRVVQETAADGLSFGAPTVLETRLAERVCHLVPSLEKVRFVSSGTEATMSAIRLARGFTGRDAIVKFEGCYHGHADSLLVKAGSGALTLGVPSSAGVPADVARHTLTLPYNDAGALRKAFAESGKAIAAIIVEPVAGNMNCVPPQPGFLETLREVCDQYGALLIFDEVMTGFRVALGGAQARFGVRPDLTTLGKVIGGGMPVGAFGGRREVMDHIAPLGPVYQAGTLSGNPVAMAAGLKTLELIAEPGFFERLGTATARLTAGLRERAAAAGVPLVTNQVGGMFGLFFSDRPAVTSFADVMACDVERFKRFFHGMLEEGVYLAPSAFEAGFVSSAHGEAELAHTWRAAERVLAQLAG from the coding sequence ATGACCCGTTCCCACGACCTCTTCACCGAAGCCCAGCGCTTCATCCCCGGCGGTGTGAATTCCCCCGTGCGTGCGTTCCGCAGCGTCGGGGGCGACCCGGTGTTCGTGCGCCGCGCGGCGGGTGCCTACCTGGAGGACGAGGACGGCCGGCGCTACGTGGATTACGTGGGCTCCTGGGGCCCCATGGTCCTCGGCCACGCGCACCCCGAGGTGATCCGCGTGGTCCAGGAGACCGCGGCCGACGGCCTGTCCTTCGGCGCCCCCACGGTCCTGGAGACCCGCCTCGCCGAGCGGGTGTGCCACCTGGTGCCCTCCCTGGAGAAGGTGCGCTTCGTCTCCTCGGGCACCGAGGCCACCATGAGCGCGATCCGGCTCGCCCGGGGCTTCACCGGCCGGGACGCCATCGTCAAGTTCGAGGGCTGCTACCACGGCCACGCGGATTCGCTGCTGGTGAAGGCCGGCTCGGGCGCCCTGACCCTCGGCGTGCCGAGCTCCGCCGGGGTCCCCGCGGACGTGGCGCGCCACACCCTGACCCTGCCCTACAACGACGCCGGGGCGCTGCGCAAGGCCTTCGCGGAGAGCGGGAAGGCCATCGCCGCCATCATCGTCGAGCCGGTGGCCGGCAACATGAACTGCGTGCCCCCCCAGCCGGGGTTCCTCGAGACCCTGCGCGAGGTCTGCGACCAGTACGGCGCGCTGCTCATCTTCGACGAGGTGATGACCGGCTTCCGGGTCGCGCTCGGGGGCGCCCAGGCGCGGTTCGGGGTGCGTCCCGACCTGACCACCCTCGGCAAGGTCATCGGTGGCGGCATGCCCGTCGGGGCCTTCGGCGGACGCCGGGAGGTGATGGACCACATCGCGCCGCTGGGGCCGGTCTACCAGGCCGGGACCCTGTCCGGAAACCCGGTCGCCATGGCCGCGGGCCTGAAGACGCTCGAGCTCATCGCCGAGCCCGGGTTCTTCGAGCGCCTGGGGACGGCCACCGCGCGGCTCACCGCCGGACTGCGCGAGCGCGCCGCCGCCGCGGGCGTCCCGCTGGTCACGAACCAGGTGGGGGGGATGTTCGGGCTGTTCTTCTCGGACCGTCCGGCGGTGACCTCCTTCGCCGACGTCATGGCCTGCGACGTGGAGCGCTTCAAGCGCTTCTTCCACGGCATGCTGGAAGAGGGCGTGTACCTCGCCCCCTCGGCGTTCGAGGCCGGGTTCGTCTCGAGCGCCCACGGCGAGGCGGAGCTGGCGCACACCTGGCGCGCCGCCGAGCGGGTGCTCGCGCAGCTGGCGGGGTAG